Proteins from a single region of Lycium ferocissimum isolate CSIRO_LF1 unplaced genomic scaffold, AGI_CSIRO_Lferr_CH_V1 ctg11890, whole genome shotgun sequence:
- the LOC132041835 gene encoding defensin-like protein 19: MAKYTTFLALLFCLILVAATEMQMAEAKYCWKKSHKWHGPCQYSYKCIKHCKHWFGAKYGICKKFKWGYKHYWANYACYCYSSCHY; this comes from the exons ATGGCCAAGTACACAACTTTTCTTGCCCTCCTCTTTTGCCTCATCCTTGTTGCTGCAACTG AAATGCAAATGGCAGAAGCCAAATACTGTTGGAAGAAAAGTCACAAGTGGCATGGGCCTTGCCAGTATTCGTATAAATGCATCAAACATTGCAAGCATTGGTTTGGAGCTAAATATGGTATTTGTAAGAAGTTCAAATGGGGATACAAGCATTACTGGGCAAATTATGCTTGTTATTGCTACTCTTCTTGCCACTACTAA